One window of Agromyces rhizosphaerae genomic DNA carries:
- a CDS encoding cation diffusion facilitator family transporter, translated as MGHDHDHARHANRTRLGIAIAIVASVLVLEVVGALISGSLALLADAGHMLSDLIGLIIALVAVVVAGRPATDRQTYGYQRVEVFAALLNSIILLVIAASVTVEAIGRLVRADAAEPQGVAMLVVAAIGLVANLAALLVLRSGAKTSINMRGAYLEVLGDTLGSIAVIVAAGVILLTGFGAADAIASLVIAALIVPRALVLLRDVMRVLSESAPAETSVAEIRTHILRTAGVVDVHDVHVWAITSGSHVFTAHVVVEPELLAEGRASALLEELGGCLEEHFDVDHSTFQLEPAGHQERAQHP; from the coding sequence ATGGGACACGATCACGACCACGCGCGCCACGCGAATCGCACCCGGCTGGGCATCGCGATCGCGATCGTCGCGTCCGTGCTCGTGCTCGAGGTCGTCGGCGCGCTGATCAGCGGCTCGCTCGCGCTGCTCGCCGACGCGGGCCACATGCTCTCTGACCTCATCGGGCTGATCATCGCGCTCGTCGCGGTGGTGGTCGCCGGCAGGCCCGCGACCGATCGGCAGACCTACGGGTACCAGCGCGTCGAGGTGTTCGCGGCGTTGCTGAACTCGATCATCCTGCTCGTGATCGCCGCGTCGGTCACGGTCGAGGCGATCGGGCGCCTGGTGCGCGCGGACGCCGCCGAGCCGCAGGGCGTGGCGATGCTCGTCGTCGCCGCGATCGGCCTGGTGGCGAACCTCGCCGCGCTGCTCGTGCTGCGGTCGGGCGCGAAGACGTCGATCAACATGCGCGGCGCCTACCTCGAGGTGCTGGGCGACACGCTCGGCTCGATCGCCGTGATCGTCGCGGCCGGCGTGATCCTGCTGACCGGCTTCGGCGCGGCCGACGCGATCGCGTCGCTCGTGATCGCCGCGCTCATCGTGCCGCGCGCGCTCGTGCTGCTGCGCGACGTGATGCGGGTGCTCAGCGAGTCCGCGCCCGCGGAGACGTCGGTCGCCGAGATCCGCACGCACATCCTGCGCACGGCCGGCGTGGTCGACGTGCACGACGTGCACGTCTGGGCCATCACGTCGGGGTCGCACGTGTTCACGGCGCACGTCGTGGTCGAGCCCGAGCTGCTCGCCGAAGGCCGGGCATCCGCCCTGCTCGAGGAACTCGGCGGATGCCTCGAGGAGCACTTCGACGTCGACCACTCGACGTTCCAGCTCGAACCCGCCGGGCACCAGGAGCGCGCGCAGCACCCGTGA
- a CDS encoding EamA family transporter, whose protein sequence is MNQERVAAAASVGGACSVQVGAALGATVFPLIGPAGVVALRQAVAATALLAIARPNPRRLTFRAIRPAVLLGLALVVMNWALYGAVERLGLGLAVTLEFLGPLTLALVGSRRRLDLGAAALAGTGVVLLTGTVPGIDLTGVALGLLAAGAWAAYIVLNQRVGARLPGVQGTAVASLVAAVLTAPLLVFALAGLDPRVLGHVLLIGLAAGILSSALPYSIDLNVLRVLPRNIFGVLQSVQPAAAALAGFVVLGQALSAWQLTGLALISVGNVVAVGRPARGAGPAEAAASA, encoded by the coding sequence ATGAACCAGGAACGTGTCGCGGCCGCCGCATCCGTCGGCGGGGCGTGCTCGGTGCAGGTCGGCGCCGCCCTCGGGGCGACCGTCTTCCCGCTCATCGGGCCCGCGGGCGTGGTCGCGCTGCGACAGGCCGTGGCCGCCACCGCGCTGCTGGCGATCGCGCGACCGAACCCGCGGCGGCTGACGTTCCGGGCGATCCGGCCCGCCGTGCTGCTCGGCCTCGCGCTCGTCGTCATGAACTGGGCCCTCTACGGCGCGGTCGAGCGCCTCGGCCTGGGCCTCGCCGTCACGCTCGAGTTCCTCGGCCCGCTGACGCTCGCGCTCGTCGGCTCGCGGCGGCGCTTGGATCTCGGCGCCGCCGCGCTCGCGGGCACCGGCGTCGTGCTGCTCACCGGCACCGTGCCGGGCATCGACCTCACCGGCGTCGCGCTCGGCCTGCTCGCCGCCGGCGCGTGGGCGGCGTACATCGTGCTGAACCAGCGCGTCGGCGCGCGCCTGCCGGGCGTGCAGGGCACCGCAGTCGCGAGCCTCGTCGCGGCCGTGCTCACCGCTCCCCTGCTCGTCTTCGCCCTCGCCGGACTCGATCCGCGCGTGCTCGGGCACGTGCTGCTGATCGGCCTGGCCGCGGGCATCCTCTCGTCGGCGCTGCCGTACTCGATCGACCTCAACGTGCTGCGCGTGCTGCCCCGCAACATCTTCGGCGTGCTCCAGAGCGTGCAGCCCGCGGCCGCGGCGCTCGCGGGCTTCGTGGTGCTCGGGCAGGCGCTCAGCGCCTGGCAGCTCACCGGGCTCGCGCTCATCTCGGTCGGCAACGTCGTCGCGGTCGGGCGCCCCGCCCGCGGCGCGGGCCCCGCCGAGGCCGCCGCGAGCGCGTAG
- a CDS encoding ECF transporter S component, with translation MDRVSTRVILSCAAIGVGGGLFAAGAGYLAGLIAVIAPVLYGVTIGTHFLPSAVGLALLRRPGTAVLTGLIAGLVASAFAPQWLLRYLGTGLLVGVLLELPFLLTRYRKWSAWLYYLAAGGSGVVLGVAVFVALGAEYYAPAVWAVALPLYVLSPVVFTWLGRLIAAALERAGVARSSRQRTG, from the coding sequence GTGGATCGGGTCAGTACGCGGGTCATCCTGAGCTGCGCGGCGATCGGCGTGGGCGGCGGCCTCTTCGCCGCGGGCGCCGGCTACCTCGCCGGGCTGATCGCGGTCATCGCGCCGGTGCTCTACGGCGTCACGATCGGCACCCACTTCCTGCCGAGCGCCGTCGGGCTCGCCCTGCTGCGCCGGCCCGGCACCGCGGTGCTCACCGGGCTGATCGCCGGCCTCGTGGCATCCGCCTTCGCCCCGCAGTGGCTGCTGCGCTACCTCGGCACCGGCCTGCTCGTCGGTGTGCTGCTCGAGCTGCCGTTCCTCCTCACGCGCTACCGGAAGTGGTCGGCGTGGCTCTACTACCTCGCCGCGGGCGGCTCAGGCGTGGTGCTGGGGGTCGCCGTCTTCGTCGCGCTGGGCGCGGAGTACTACGCGCCGGCAGTCTGGGCGGTGGCGCTGCCGCTGTACGTGCTGAGTCCCGTGGTGTTCACCTGGCTGGGCCGGCTCATCGCCGCCGCGCTCGAGCGCGCGGGCGTCGCGCGGTCGTCCCGACAGCGCACCGGCTGA
- a CDS encoding DUF3039 domain-containing protein has product MVHDVRASIADPDSSGGSTSVLDRELEKLLEEEAIEPGDHERFSHYVKKDKILESAITGKPVKALCGKKWTPGRDPEKFPVCPTCKEIYEKMKSE; this is encoded by the coding sequence ATGGTCCACGACGTCCGCGCCAGCATCGCCGACCCCGACAGCTCCGGCGGCAGCACGTCCGTGCTCGACCGCGAGCTCGAGAAGCTCCTCGAGGAGGAGGCGATCGAGCCGGGCGACCACGAACGGTTCTCGCACTACGTCAAGAAGGACAAGATCCTCGAGTCGGCCATCACCGGCAAGCCGGTCAAGGCGCTCTGCGGCAAGAAGTGGACGCCGGGTCGCGACCCGGAGAAGTTCCCGGTCTGCCCGACCTGCAAGGAGATCTACGAGAAGATGAAGTCCGAGTAG
- a CDS encoding nicotinate phosphoribosyltransferase, whose product MTGSAALLTDRYELTMVDAALQSGTAERESVFEAFARRLPEGRRYGVVAGTGRMLQLITEYRFDDPELEWLRANEVVRPATLDWLADYRFSGDIWGYREGEAYFPGSPLVTVQGSFAEAVVLETLILSVLNYDSAVASAAARMSSVALGRPLAEMGSRRTNERSAIAAARAAYIAGFDATSNLEAGRTWGVPTMGTAAHAFTLLHDSEADAFRAQVEAMGPDTTLLVDTYDIERGVATAIEVAGTGLGAVRIDSGDLPTVVADVRRQLDELGAVDTRITVTSDLDEFLIAALSGSPVDAFGVGTRVATGSGHPAAGMVYKLVARRDDAGAWVDVAKSSAQKVSVGGRKHAVRRLDGTRTAREEVVIVDAGEAAPGESGADAAEATEAAGRSQTERDLVVPLMRAGVPDERWLGPDGTRLAREQRAAAMQELPIEAFRLGAGEAAIPTTYR is encoded by the coding sequence GTGACCGGATCCGCCGCGCTCCTCACCGACCGCTACGAGCTCACGATGGTCGACGCCGCTCTGCAGTCGGGCACGGCCGAACGCGAGAGCGTCTTCGAGGCCTTCGCCCGCCGGCTGCCCGAGGGCCGCCGCTACGGCGTCGTCGCGGGCACCGGGCGGATGCTGCAGCTCATCACCGAGTACCGCTTCGACGACCCCGAGCTCGAGTGGCTGCGCGCCAACGAGGTCGTGCGCCCCGCCACCCTCGACTGGCTCGCCGACTACCGCTTCTCGGGCGACATCTGGGGCTACCGCGAAGGCGAGGCGTACTTCCCCGGCTCGCCGCTCGTGACGGTGCAGGGCTCGTTCGCCGAGGCCGTCGTGCTCGAGACGCTCATCCTGAGCGTGCTGAACTACGACTCGGCCGTGGCGAGCGCCGCCGCGCGCATGTCGTCGGTCGCGCTCGGTCGTCCGCTCGCCGAGATGGGCTCGCGCCGCACCAACGAGCGCTCGGCCATCGCCGCCGCGCGCGCCGCGTACATCGCGGGCTTCGACGCGACGAGCAACCTCGAGGCCGGCCGCACCTGGGGCGTGCCGACCATGGGCACCGCCGCGCACGCGTTCACGCTGCTGCACGACAGCGAGGCCGACGCGTTCCGCGCCCAGGTCGAGGCCATGGGCCCGGACACCACGCTGCTCGTCGACACCTACGACATCGAGCGGGGCGTCGCGACCGCTATCGAGGTGGCCGGCACCGGATTGGGCGCGGTGCGCATCGACTCGGGCGACCTCCCGACGGTCGTCGCCGACGTGCGCCGCCAGCTCGACGAGCTCGGTGCCGTCGACACGAGGATCACCGTCACGAGCGACCTCGACGAGTTCCTCATCGCCGCGCTCTCGGGGTCGCCGGTCGACGCGTTCGGCGTCGGTACCCGGGTCGCGACCGGCTCGGGGCATCCGGCCGCCGGCATGGTCTACAAGCTCGTCGCCCGCCGCGACGACGCCGGCGCGTGGGTCGACGTGGCGAAGTCGAGCGCGCAGAAGGTGAGCGTCGGCGGGCGCAAGCACGCGGTCCGCCGCCTCGACGGGACCCGCACCGCGCGCGAGGAGGTCGTGATCGTCGACGCGGGCGAGGCCGCGCCGGGTGAGTCAGGGGCGGATGCCGCCGAGGCGACGGAGGCCGCGGGCCGGTCGCAGACCGAGCGCGACCTGGTCGTGCCGCTCATGCGGGCGGGCGTGCCCGACGAGCGCTGGCTCGGGCCCGACGGCACACGACTCGCGCGGGAGCAGCGCGCGGCGGCGATGCAGGAGCTGCCGATCGAGGCGTTCCGGCTGGGCGCGGGCGAGGCCGCGATCCCGACGACGTACCGCTGA
- the murI gene encoding glutamate racemase has product MTDAPIGIFDSGVGGLTVARAVKDQLPNESILYIGDLEHSPYGPKRIADVREYALAVLDDLVAQGVKMLVIACNTASAAMLRDARERYEVPVVEVIQPAVRRAVAATRSGRVGVIGTAGTVNSRAYEDAFAAAPHLDLRTRACPRFVEFVEAGVTTGPELLAVAEEYLAPLREASVDTLVLGCTHYPFLKGAIQYVMGDQVTLVSSDVETANDVYRVLVSTGLERTAGAPPTYRYEATGRSEEEFLGLAHRLMGPEIQHVDLVHTGTIPIQR; this is encoded by the coding sequence GTGACGGACGCGCCGATCGGGATCTTCGACTCAGGAGTCGGCGGGCTCACCGTGGCCCGCGCGGTCAAGGACCAGCTCCCGAACGAGTCGATCCTCTACATCGGCGACCTCGAGCACTCGCCCTACGGGCCCAAGCGCATCGCCGACGTGCGCGAGTATGCGCTCGCCGTGCTCGACGACCTCGTCGCGCAGGGCGTCAAGATGCTCGTGATCGCCTGCAACACCGCATCCGCCGCCATGCTGCGCGACGCGCGCGAGCGCTACGAGGTGCCGGTCGTCGAGGTGATCCAGCCCGCCGTGCGGCGCGCGGTCGCCGCCACTCGCTCGGGTCGCGTCGGCGTCATCGGTACCGCGGGCACCGTGAACTCCCGCGCCTACGAGGACGCGTTCGCCGCCGCCCCGCACCTCGACCTGCGCACGCGCGCCTGCCCGCGGTTCGTCGAGTTCGTCGAGGCGGGCGTGACGACCGGGCCCGAGCTGCTCGCGGTCGCCGAGGAGTACCTGGCTCCGCTGCGCGAGGCATCCGTCGATACCCTCGTGCTCGGCTGCACCCACTACCCGTTCCTCAAGGGCGCGATCCAGTACGTGATGGGCGACCAGGTCACGCTCGTCTCCAGCGACGTCGAGACCGCGAACGACGTGTACCGCGTGCTCGTCTCGACGGGGCTCGAACGCACCGCCGGCGCGCCGCCGACCTACCGCTACGAGGCCACCGGCCGCAGCGAGGAGGAGTTCCTCGGGCTCGCGCACCGGCTCATGGGCCCCGAGATCCAGCACGTCGACCTGGTGCACACCGGCACCATCCCGATCCAGCGCTGA
- the rdgB gene encoding RdgB/HAM1 family non-canonical purine NTP pyrophosphatase — protein sequence MEIVLATHNAHKVEEFQRIIGERMPGVTVLGYDGPEPVEDGTSFAENAFIKARTAAVHTGRIALADDSGIAVDVMGGSPGIFSARWAGPDAGALANLDLLLAQLADLTDPAKRRAAFHCTIALVVPPSAGQAEEFAAVGVWPGRLATEASGAHGFGYDPIFVPDGHDVTAAELTPAQKNAESHRARAFAALLPELERVAASR from the coding sequence ATGGAGATCGTGCTCGCGACGCACAACGCGCACAAGGTCGAGGAGTTCCAGCGCATCATCGGCGAGCGGATGCCCGGCGTCACCGTGCTGGGCTACGACGGGCCGGAGCCCGTGGAGGACGGCACGAGCTTCGCCGAGAACGCGTTCATCAAGGCGCGCACGGCCGCCGTGCACACCGGGCGCATCGCGCTCGCCGACGACTCGGGCATCGCGGTCGACGTGATGGGCGGGTCGCCCGGCATCTTCTCGGCGCGCTGGGCCGGGCCGGATGCGGGTGCGCTCGCGAACCTCGACCTGCTGCTCGCGCAGCTCGCCGACCTGACCGACCCGGCGAAGCGGCGGGCGGCGTTCCACTGCACGATCGCGCTGGTCGTGCCGCCGTCGGCGGGCCAGGCCGAGGAGTTCGCCGCGGTCGGCGTGTGGCCGGGGCGGCTCGCGACCGAGGCATCCGGCGCCCACGGCTTCGGCTACGACCCCATCTTCGTGCCCGACGGCCACGACGTGACCGCCGCCGAGCTGACGCCTGCGCAGAAGAACGCCGAGAGCCACCGGGCGCGCGCCTTCGCCGCGCTGCTGCCCGAGCTGGAGCGGGTGGCCGCCTCCCGCTAG
- a CDS encoding DedA family protein — translation MSPTALLPFLDPETIIAAAGPWALLVVCFIVFAETGLLVGFLLPGDTLLIIAGLLTHTSLVFGVDIWWVCLAIGFAAFLGGEVGYLIGHKFGPSVFERKESGIFSVKNVERTNAFFERFGAMAVILARFVPIVRTFTPVAAGVGHMNYRKYTLYNFIGAVIWGVGLTYVGYAIAYIPWVADFVREYIDLILIVAVGATLLVTLFHYWQSSRKAKRAEAAGEDVITDAFEARELVLDQETLEHGGHHEHPHHDDDRHD, via the coding sequence ATGAGCCCGACCGCGCTCCTGCCGTTCCTCGACCCGGAGACGATCATCGCCGCCGCGGGTCCGTGGGCACTGCTGGTCGTGTGCTTCATCGTCTTCGCCGAGACCGGCCTGCTCGTGGGCTTCCTCCTGCCGGGCGACACGCTGCTCATCATCGCCGGCCTGCTCACGCACACCTCGCTGGTGTTCGGCGTCGACATCTGGTGGGTGTGCCTCGCGATCGGCTTCGCCGCGTTCCTCGGGGGCGAGGTGGGCTACCTCATCGGGCACAAGTTCGGGCCGAGCGTCTTCGAGCGCAAGGAGTCCGGCATCTTCAGCGTGAAGAACGTCGAACGCACGAACGCGTTCTTCGAGCGGTTCGGCGCGATGGCCGTGATCCTCGCGCGCTTCGTGCCGATCGTGCGCACCTTCACGCCGGTCGCCGCGGGCGTCGGGCACATGAACTACCGCAAGTACACGCTCTACAACTTCATCGGCGCGGTCATCTGGGGCGTCGGGCTCACCTACGTCGGCTACGCGATCGCGTACATCCCGTGGGTGGCCGACTTCGTGCGCGAGTACATCGACCTGATCCTCATCGTCGCGGTCGGCGCCACCCTGCTCGTCACGCTGTTCCACTACTGGCAGTCGTCGCGCAAGGCGAAGCGCGCCGAGGCCGCGGGCGAGGACGTCATCACCGACGCGTTCGAGGCGCGCGAGCTCGTGCTCGACCAGGAGACGCTGGAGCACGGCGGCCACCACGAGCACCCGCACCACGACGACGACCGCCACGACTGA
- a CDS encoding LysR family transcriptional regulator gives MDVELRHLRALIAVDEERSFTDAADELGLSQAAVSRTVAALEHELGVPLLHRTTRRVEPTDAGEAFLVVARRIVGELDRAVAGLRGEATTIRVGYAWAALGAHTTPVLREWNRAHADARLRLVRVSRAELALAEGRIDLAVVRGPLERRDLRSEVVGTERRVVALPVDHALAFRASVTLADLTAETLAIDPHNGTTRRSLWTDAGLVAPTTVETDDVESWLDLIAAGEAVGVTAEATAEHYPRPGVAFVPISDAPTLDVRLAWLRAHPHDAAGRLARAVRAAYGAPG, from the coding sequence ATGGACGTGGAACTGCGCCACCTGCGCGCGCTCATCGCGGTCGACGAGGAGCGCTCGTTCACCGATGCGGCGGACGAGCTCGGGCTCTCGCAGGCGGCGGTCTCGCGCACCGTGGCGGCCCTCGAGCACGAGCTCGGCGTGCCGCTGCTGCACCGCACGACGAGGCGGGTCGAGCCGACCGACGCCGGTGAGGCGTTCCTGGTGGTGGCCCGGCGGATCGTGGGCGAGCTCGACCGCGCGGTCGCCGGGCTCCGGGGCGAGGCCACGACGATCCGCGTCGGGTACGCGTGGGCGGCGCTCGGCGCGCACACCACGCCCGTGCTGCGCGAGTGGAACCGCGCGCACGCCGACGCCAGGCTGCGCCTCGTGCGGGTGAGCCGCGCCGAGCTCGCGCTCGCCGAGGGGCGCATCGACCTCGCGGTCGTGCGCGGGCCGCTCGAGCGCCGCGACCTCCGGTCGGAGGTCGTCGGCACCGAGCGCCGGGTGGTTGCGCTGCCGGTCGACCACGCGCTGGCCTTCCGGGCATCCGTCACGCTCGCCGACCTCACCGCCGAGACGCTCGCGATCGACCCGCACAACGGCACGACCCGGCGCTCGCTCTGGACCGATGCGGGCCTCGTCGCGCCGACCACCGTCGAGACGGACGACGTCGAGTCGTGGCTCGACCTCATCGCCGCGGGCGAGGCGGTCGGCGTGACCGCCGAGGCGACCGCCGAGCACTACCCGCGGCCGGGCGTCGCGTTCGTGCCCATCTCCGACGCGCCCACGCTCGACGTGCGGCTCGCCTGGCTGCGCGCGCACCCGCACGACGCCGCCGGCCGGCTCGCCCGCGCCGTCCGGGCGGCATACGGGGCTCCCGGCTGA
- the rph gene encoding ribonuclease PH, whose amino-acid sequence MTDQPDLLRADGRTPADLRDVTIERGWSEHAEGSALISFGRTKVLCTASFTNGVPRWLTGKGKGWVTAEYAMLPRSTNSRNDREAVKGKIGGRTHEISRLIGRSLRSVVDMKALGENTVVLDCDVLQADGGTRTAAITGAYVALADALEWGREHQFIGKKAVPLTDSVSAISVGIIDGTPMLDLAYVEDVRAETDMNVVATGAGAFVEVQGTAEGAPFDRAELDALLDLALAGTRELTEIQRAVLAAAQA is encoded by the coding sequence ATGACCGACCAGCCCGACCTCCTGAGGGCCGACGGCCGCACGCCCGCGGACCTGCGCGACGTGACGATCGAGCGCGGCTGGAGCGAGCACGCCGAGGGCTCGGCGCTCATCTCGTTCGGCCGCACCAAGGTGCTCTGCACCGCCTCGTTCACCAACGGCGTGCCGCGCTGGCTCACCGGCAAGGGCAAGGGCTGGGTCACCGCCGAGTACGCGATGCTGCCGCGCTCGACGAACTCGCGCAACGACCGCGAGGCGGTCAAGGGCAAGATCGGCGGGCGCACGCACGAGATCTCGCGCCTGATCGGCCGGAGCCTCCGCTCGGTCGTCGACATGAAGGCGCTCGGCGAGAACACGGTCGTGCTCGACTGCGACGTGCTGCAGGCCGACGGCGGCACGCGCACCGCGGCCATCACCGGCGCGTACGTGGCGCTCGCCGACGCGCTCGAGTGGGGTCGCGAGCACCAGTTCATCGGCAAGAAGGCCGTGCCGCTCACCGACTCGGTGTCGGCGATCTCGGTCGGCATCATCGACGGCACGCCCATGCTCGACCTCGCCTATGTCGAGGACGTGCGCGCCGAGACCGACATGAACGTCGTCGCGACGGGCGCGGGCGCGTTCGTCGAGGTGCAGGGCACCGCCGAGGGCGCGCCGTTCGACCGCGCCGAGCTCGACGCCCTGCTCGACCTGGCGCTCGCCGGCACGCGCGAGCTCACCGAGATCCAGCGCGCGGTGCTCGCCGCGGCGCAGGCCTAG
- a CDS encoding ABC transporter ATP-binding protein, giving the protein MTPVPPFRDDGERTDGPDEGASAAGAGRNGSKRSSASRSASGQAAGARGEAARRTTADKSRTRSQAAADAKSSRSGTTTAIAERRRQAKVAAATVVGGSRTEPDPMGGEAPVEELAVEEIEDQTMTDAAERTLPPEEAVLLVDEDDDADLEPEADAAPEAEDELEDEDPEGSIETAETGVDAPGVDELESEFAVDFAIAPEAEPEPAPVRRTKSQRRMRRFQRGTRIRPARPGPGPDAPVVLSLSGLGKRYGSTVAVQDVSLDVRAGSFYGIVGPNGAGKTTTLSIISGLLRPDAGTVKVHGIDVWKDPRRAKQALGVLPDRLRVFDRLTGSQLLYYAGVLRGMNPKTVRQRSADLAAAFGIEEALDRLVADYSAGMTKKVALAASMIHSPRVLVLDEPFESVDPVSTANISDILQRFADRGGTVIISSHGMDLIERACDSVAVIVGGKVLAEGTMDEVRDGRTLEDRFVDLAGGRKAAEGLEWLHSSSD; this is encoded by the coding sequence GTGACACCCGTGCCGCCGTTCCGGGATGACGGAGAACGCACCGACGGGCCCGACGAGGGCGCGTCGGCCGCTGGCGCTGGCCGTAATGGGTCGAAGCGCTCGTCCGCGTCGCGCTCCGCGTCGGGCCAGGCCGCCGGCGCGCGCGGCGAGGCGGCGCGTCGCACCACCGCCGACAAGTCGCGCACGCGCTCGCAGGCCGCGGCCGACGCCAAGTCCTCGCGCAGCGGAACCACCACCGCCATCGCCGAGCGCCGGCGCCAGGCGAAGGTCGCCGCCGCCACGGTCGTCGGCGGCTCGCGCACCGAACCCGACCCCATGGGCGGCGAGGCCCCGGTGGAGGAGCTCGCGGTCGAGGAGATCGAGGACCAGACGATGACGGATGCCGCCGAGCGCACGCTCCCGCCCGAGGAGGCCGTGCTGCTCGTCGACGAGGACGACGACGCCGACCTCGAGCCCGAAGCGGACGCCGCACCCGAGGCGGAGGACGAGCTCGAGGACGAGGACCCCGAGGGCTCGATCGAGACGGCCGAGACCGGCGTCGACGCCCCGGGCGTCGACGAGCTCGAGTCGGAGTTCGCCGTCGACTTCGCGATCGCGCCCGAGGCGGAGCCCGAGCCCGCGCCCGTGCGGCGCACGAAGTCGCAGCGCCGCATGCGCCGGTTCCAGCGCGGCACGCGCATCCGCCCCGCACGCCCCGGGCCCGGCCCGGACGCCCCGGTCGTGCTCTCGCTCTCGGGGCTCGGCAAGCGCTACGGGTCGACCGTCGCCGTGCAGGACGTCAGCCTCGACGTGCGCGCCGGCTCCTTCTACGGCATCGTCGGCCCCAACGGCGCCGGCAAGACGACCACCCTGTCGATCATCTCGGGGCTGCTGCGGCCCGACGCGGGCACGGTGAAGGTGCACGGCATCGACGTGTGGAAGGACCCGCGCCGTGCCAAGCAGGCGCTCGGCGTGCTGCCCGACCGGCTGCGCGTGTTCGACCGGCTCACCGGCAGCCAGCTCCTCTACTACGCGGGCGTGCTGCGCGGCATGAACCCCAAGACGGTGCGCCAGCGCTCCGCCGACCTGGCGGCGGCGTTCGGCATCGAGGAGGCACTCGACCGCCTCGTCGCCGACTACAGCGCCGGCATGACCAAGAAGGTCGCGCTCGCGGCATCCATGATCCACTCGCCGCGCGTGCTGGTGCTCGACGAGCCGTTCGAGTCGGTCGACCCGGTGTCGACGGCGAACATCAGCGACATCCTGCAGCGGTTCGCCGACCGCGGCGGCACGGTGATCATCTCGAGCCACGGCATGGACCTCATCGAGCGGGCCTGCGACAGCGTGGCCGTCATCGTCGGCGGCAAGGTGCTCGCCGAGGGCACCATGGACGAGGTGCGCGACGGGCGCACGCTCGAGGACCGTTTCGTCGACCTCGCGGGTGGGCGCAAGGCCGCGGAGGGGCTCGAGTGGTTGCACAGCTCGTCCGACTGA
- a CDS encoding phosphocholine cytidylyltransferase family protein, whose product MSTQIVILAAGMGSRLGRTLPKPLTPLSDGRTIMQQQFDNIHHAFGNAAGVTIVVGYKLEHIIESFPEASFVYNEEYDQTNTSKSLLRALRASQSGGVLWMNGDVVYDPRVLDRAVGLIAREQSFVTVNTSKVSDEEVKYTTGAEGYIEQLSKQVRGGLGEAVGINYIAAHDKAALVRRLQQVDDQDYFERGLELAIAHDAVLVEPLDISDLYAVEIDFAEDLERANHFV is encoded by the coding sequence GTGAGCACCCAGATCGTGATCCTCGCGGCGGGGATGGGCAGCCGACTCGGTCGGACCCTCCCGAAGCCGCTGACCCCGTTGAGCGACGGCCGCACCATCATGCAGCAGCAGTTCGACAACATCCACCACGCCTTCGGCAACGCCGCGGGCGTGACGATCGTCGTCGGCTACAAGCTCGAGCACATCATCGAGTCGTTCCCCGAGGCCTCGTTCGTCTACAACGAGGAGTACGACCAGACGAACACGTCGAAGAGCCTGCTGCGCGCGCTGCGCGCCTCGCAGTCGGGCGGCGTGCTCTGGATGAACGGCGACGTCGTCTACGACCCGCGCGTGCTCGACCGGGCCGTCGGCCTCATCGCGCGCGAGCAGTCGTTCGTGACGGTCAACACCTCGAAGGTCTCCGACGAGGAGGTCAAGTACACGACCGGCGCCGAGGGCTACATCGAGCAGCTCTCGAAGCAGGTGCGGGGCGGCCTCGGCGAGGCGGTCGGCATCAACTACATCGCCGCGCACGACAAGGCGGCGCTGGTGCGACGTCTGCAGCAGGTCGACGACCAGGACTACTTTGAGCGCGGCCTCGAGCTGGCGATCGCCCACGACGCCGTGCTCGTCGAGCCGCTCGACATCTCCGACCTGTATGCGGTCGAGATCGACTTCGCGGAAGACCTGGAGCGCGCGAACCACTTCGTGTGA